The stretch of DNA CATTGAGTACGTTGCACCACTACCATTTTTTATTCTTCATGGAGTATGATGTACCACTAAAATTTATAAGATCAATATCAATCCTAATCTGTACTATTAGGACTTTTGGACAAACACGGCCGCGATCTTTTACCCACTCGCACGCGGTGACTGTCACCACACAACACAAGTAGGCCGCCGGTTCACGAGCAGCGAGGGGAGGCTGACCAGGACGCCTCTTAATTAAAGCGCCCCCAACGCTTACCCTTCTTTTCCTCGCGCTTGGCCAGCCGCCTCCTGCAGTCCTGCGGTTGTGCGCTGCGCTGCTATTTCCACACCTCCCCcgtgcggtggtggtggtggcccaACCAGAGGTCAGCCGGGGGCGCTCGCTCGAGGCATCGTCCCACACCGCGGGTCATGGGCTTCCAGGTTGCCGCCGTGGCACCGTCGCCGTGCGCGCGCTCTTCCTCGTCGCCCTCCACCTCCTCGCGACCGCTGCCCGCCTtcctcggcgccggcggcggatgCGCGGGGCTCGCAAGATCCCGGTCGCCGGTTAACTGGGGAGCCGGCCTAATGGTGCGGCGGCCGCGCCCGGCGCCGACGACCGCGAGGTGCGCGCTGAGCGCGAGCTTGGATGGGATGGGGGCCGGGGACGCGGAGTTTTTGAGGAAGATCGAGGaactcgcggcggcggcgggggtgcagccggcgggcgcggcggggtgCGGGTGGCCCGCCAGCGTGGAGCGGAGCGCGAGCAGCGTCGGGCTGCCGCTGTCGCTGCGGATGCTGAAGCGGAAGAAGCAGCAggcgcagcagcagcggcaggtGGTGGCGCGGCAGTCGCGGTGGGACGAGGGGCTGCTGGGCTCCGCCGGGGAGTCGGTGGGCCGCGCCTTCTCCTCGATGGTGCTCATCGTGCGGGAGCTGCAGAGCTTCGCGCTGCAGCAGATGCGCGACGCGCTGCTCTGCGACGACCTGCAGGGCGTGCTGGCGCGCGTCCAGGGCGAGATGCACGCCTCCTTCGTCTGGCTCTTCCAGCACATCTTCGCCGGCACGCCGGCGCTCATGGTCTCCCTCATGCTCCTCCTCGCCAACTTCACCGTCCACTCGATGGGCCACAGcgtcgcggccgcggccgccaccgTCCCGCCCGCTCCGCCCGCcgtcgcggccgcggcggcgctcgtggacagCCAGCGCGCCGAGCCGTCGCGAAAGCGGTTCGACGCGGCTTCGGTCAAGACGTTCTCCGTCGGCAGGACGGCCTCGGTCGGCGGGAacagcggcggtggcggcaaGGCGCCGCCCATCGCGGGTGCTACCGGCGACGGCCGGTCGGACGAGTCCCTCTATCGACTAAGCCGCGTGGCGCCGCAGCAGCCGTCGACGCCCGCTGGGGCGGGCATCGGGGAGGCCGCGCCCGACGCCGCGGACGCGGACGAGCAGTCCATTTGGGAAATGATGGTCACGGAGGCTTTAAGGATGCAGGCCAGCGGGCGCGCCGAGGAGCTGAGCGACCCGGATGTGCTGGGGAGCCTCGTCGCGCCGGTGGAGGCGGTGCTGGAGACGGAGGACCACGCGGAGCACGTTCGGACGCAGCAGAGCTACGAGCTGGCCGTCGCCGATGAGCCGAACAACTCGCTCATCCTCGCCAACTTCGCGCAGTTCCTCTACCTCGTGCAGAACGACCACGACGGGTAGGTCCTCTCGGCTACGCCCACCAACTGTTCGACGAATTGCCAACGCAACCGCGGTTACTGATCAATAGCTCTCGTTTCATCACAGGGCGGAGCACTACTTCGAGCGGGCGGTGCGCGCGGAGCCGGCGGACGCGGAGGCGCTGAGCCGGTACGCGACCTTCCTGTGGAAGGCGCGGAACGACCTCGCCGGCGCGGAGGACACCTACCAGGAGGCCATCGCGGCCGACCCCGGGAACGCCCACCACGCCGCCGCCTACGCGCATTTCCTCTGGAACACCGGAGGTGAGGACACATGCTACCCACTCGATTGACGCGCCAACACCGGCACCGCAATGGCCGCGGATCAAACACGAACCGGCCATGCCAAAGAACAAAGAACAAAGAAAAAATTTAGAATTCAAGAAGTCAAGTTCTTGCAGCATGCGCGGGGGCGGCCACGCGGCGAGACGCCTAGACCACAACATCACACCGATGCAGTCCATGGCCCGGGCGGTGGAGTGGAGCTGACACATGATATCGTCCCTTTACTTAGTTTGATTAGAAGTGTGCGTGCGTGCCGTGGGCAGTGGAGTGAGTTGTGATCCAGGAGGACATGGCGGTGGTGGCtctgcttcttcttcccccGCTCCGGGAATCCGGGCAATTGGAGCTTTTGGCCGGGATCGGGGACGACGGGCTCTCGGGTCCCGACGAGCCTGTCGGGGCCAACCGGCGGCCGGGCGGTATGGACGGCTG from Panicum hallii strain FIL2 chromosome 3, PHallii_v3.1, whole genome shotgun sequence encodes:
- the LOC112885868 gene encoding uncharacterized protein LOC112885868, coding for MGFQVAAVAPSPCARSSSSPSTSSRPLPAFLGAGGGCAGLARSRSPVNWGAGLMVRRPRPAPTTARCALSASLDGMGAGDAEFLRKIEELAAAAGVQPAGAAGCGWPASVERSASSVGLPLSLRMLKRKKQQAQQQRQVVARQSRWDEGLLGSAGESVGRAFSSMVLIVRELQSFALQQMRDALLCDDLQGVLARVQGEMHASFVWLFQHIFAGTPALMVSLMLLLANFTVHSMGHSVAAAAATVPPAPPAVAAAAALVDSQRAEPSRKRFDAASVKTFSVGRTASVGGNSGGGGKAPPIAGATGDGRSDESLYRLSRVAPQQPSTPAGAGIGEAAPDAADADEQSIWEMMVTEALRMQASGRAEELSDPDVLGSLVAPVEAVLETEDHAEHVRTQQSYELAVADEPNNSLILANFAQFLYLVQNDHDGAEHYFERAVRAEPADAEALSRYATFLWKARNDLAGAEDTYQEAIAADPGNAHHAAAYAHFLWNTGACAGAATRRDA